The following coding sequences lie in one Pirellulales bacterium genomic window:
- the nadC gene encoding carboxylating nicotinate-nucleotide diphosphorylase, with protein MSKEFAQIEWDTALEAECRRILQSAFDEDLQSAGDLTTDALVDATATGRAAVVARQAGVVAGLPAGKMAVAQFDPRIQWRPESADGSAIEAGSVLATIAGPVRSLLSVERTLLNLLGRLSGIATLTRRFVDAVAPAPVRIYDTRKTTPGWRRLEKYAVRRGGGWNHRLGLFDAILIKDNHLAVAAAAGSNLTPAAAVRRVRERIKVAAAKPGGSMIVEIEVDTLDQLREVLSAGPDIVLLDNMPPAVLRQAVAIRDESAQGVELEASGGITLTTIAEIARTGVERISVGALTHSAIALDIGLDWQ; from the coding sequence ATGTCCAAGGAGTTCGCGCAGATTGAATGGGACACCGCGCTCGAAGCCGAATGCCGGCGCATCCTCCAATCGGCATTCGATGAGGATTTGCAAAGCGCGGGCGATCTCACGACCGACGCGTTGGTCGACGCCACCGCAACCGGCCGGGCGGCAGTCGTAGCTCGGCAGGCGGGCGTCGTGGCCGGATTGCCGGCTGGAAAAATGGCGGTCGCGCAATTCGATCCGCGCATCCAGTGGCGGCCAGAATCGGCTGACGGATCGGCGATCGAAGCCGGCTCGGTTTTGGCAACGATTGCCGGGCCGGTGCGCAGCCTGCTCAGCGTGGAGCGCACGCTGCTGAATCTGCTGGGCCGGCTGTCGGGGATCGCTACGCTGACGCGGCGCTTCGTCGATGCCGTCGCGCCGGCGCCGGTGCGAATCTACGACACACGCAAGACAACGCCCGGCTGGCGGCGGCTTGAAAAATATGCGGTGCGGCGGGGCGGAGGGTGGAACCATCGCTTGGGCCTCTTCGACGCGATCCTCATCAAAGACAATCACCTTGCCGTGGCCGCGGCGGCCGGCTCGAATCTCACGCCGGCTGCGGCCGTTCGCCGCGTGCGCGAACGCATCAAGGTCGCCGCCGCGAAGCCGGGCGGTTCGATGATCGTGGAGATCGAGGTCGACACGCTCGATCAATTGCGAGAAGTCCTTTCCGCGGGACCAGATATCGTCCTGCTCGACAACATGCCGCCTGCGGTGTTGCGTCAAGCGGTGGCGATTCGGGACGAATCGGCCCAAGGTGTGGAGCTCGAAGCCTCCGGCGGAATCACGCTTACGACGATCGCCGAAATCGCCCGCACCGGCGTCGAGCGAATCAGCGTCGGCGCATTAACGCACTCGGCTATTGCGCTCGATATCGGCCTCGACTGGCAGTGA